A genomic stretch from Candidatus Thiothrix anitrata includes:
- a CDS encoding helix-turn-helix domain-containing protein: protein MQKWNIDGTEVLQGSGNVYADLGLPDAEKHKVRADLAIQIIKAMRRLSLTQRDAAKRMGLTQPKVSDLMRGGFTNLSEQKLMRCLNRLGYN, encoded by the coding sequence GTGCAAAAATGGAACATTGATGGTACTGAGGTGTTACAAGGGTCTGGTAATGTTTATGCTGACTTGGGCTTGCCTGATGCTGAAAAACATAAGGTTAGGGCTGATCTGGCTATTCAAATCATCAAAGCCATGCGCCGCCTCAGTCTGACACAGCGGGATGCAGCAAAACGTATGGGACTTACTCAGCCCAAAGTTTCTGACTTGATGCGTGGTGGTTTCACCAATCTTTCTGAGCAAAAACTAATGCGCTGTCTCAACCGACTAGGTTATAACTGA
- a CDS encoding type II toxin-antitoxin system VapC family toxin: MKPTVYIETTIPSYLTAWRSPGLLMAAHQEATRNWWENVRLDYELFISEFVMLECASGNSEAASRRLEAIQGLPELDISEQVESLAQKLLSGAALPEKAKLDALHIAVATVHGIDYLLTWNCKHIANAVTRPKIEWICRETGYEPPVICTPLELMRD, encoded by the coding sequence ATGAAACCGACTGTTTACATTGAAACAACCATCCCAAGCTACCTGACCGCATGGCGGAGTCCGGGTTTGCTTATGGCTGCTCATCAGGAGGCAACACGCAATTGGTGGGAGAATGTGCGGCTTGACTATGAACTATTCATTTCTGAGTTTGTCATGCTGGAATGCGCCAGCGGTAATTCCGAGGCTGCCAGCCGCAGGCTTGAAGCAATTCAGGGACTGCCTGAGTTGGATATTTCAGAACAGGTTGAGTCGCTTGCCCAAAAATTGCTTAGCGGTGCGGCTCTGCCGGAAAAAGCGAAACTGGATGCACTGCACATTGCGGTTGCAACCGTGCATGGGATCGACTACCTGCTGACATGGAACTGCAAGCATATCGCCAATGCAGTTACCCGCCCTAAAATTGAATGGATTTGCAGGGAAACAGGCTATGAACCGCCCGTCATCTGCACCCCCCTTGAGCTAATGAGGGACTAA
- a CDS encoding ProQ/FINO family protein: MDHVNTPISKRPVLTLKSRKTPLRVDDAPLPEPVPMPPQTPPNNASDRPSDAAATALSDWLSQHSSVWQDFQPLSIGVVSEVYRLLEMHGMQAAWSKRAIHKTLFWHTTRTQYVENIQQGTHRFSLDGQIAGEISTAQREYAENQLKRKNHHRRGKK; this comes from the coding sequence ATGGATCACGTAAACACACCTATATCAAAACGCCCCGTATTGACGCTGAAAAGCAGAAAGACACCGCTGCGTGTCGATGACGCGCCATTGCCTGAGCCTGTCCCAATGCCGCCACAAACACCACCAAATAACGCTTCTGATAGACCTTCTGACGCAGCGGCAACCGCGTTATCCGATTGGTTATCTCAGCATTCGAGTGTCTGGCAAGACTTCCAGCCATTGAGTATTGGTGTTGTCAGCGAGGTGTACCGGTTGCTTGAAATGCACGGTATGCAGGCGGCATGGTCAAAACGTGCTATTCATAAAACATTGTTCTGGCACACGACTCGGACACAATATGTGGAAAATATACAGCAGGGAACCCACCGTTTTAGCTTAGATGGGCAGATTGCGGGGGAGATCAGCACCGCGCAGCGAGAGTACGCCGAAAACCAATTAAAGCGCAAAAATCATCACAGAAGGGGGAAAAAATAG
- a CDS encoding tyrosine-type recombinase/integrase, with protein sequence MELRSLDDLLVLYIKERMPSDDMVRQLEVVIRSLRSFTRSSLLDELTREALFGWRDHLLKERQVAVATWNNYLRHLKVLINFAKDSGVLDFSLNGVKSLPDYKRGVRVLNDSHIQRIIGWLRHPEQEAMPGWFWESVCKMLYYSGMRRRQLVGLCWRDIDQGEGVIRLDADSSKTKRAWSIPMTQPLSSVLADVHRMTRAINKPCNPNDQVFNITLFNERYHGRRMTVDHVSAAFRRIREKTGVDVSAHRFRHTFASQLAKQGRIRELQQVLGHRDVRTTLGYVQPDMKGMSELMSGLSTI encoded by the coding sequence ATGGAATTACGATCATTGGATGATTTATTGGTGTTGTACATTAAGGAGCGTATGCCATCAGACGACATGGTGCGTCAGTTAGAAGTTGTCATTCGGTCACTGCGTAGCTTTACCCGTAGTAGTCTGTTAGATGAGTTGACGCGAGAGGCATTGTTTGGGTGGCGGGATCATCTGTTGAAAGAGCGTCAGGTTGCTGTTGCCACATGGAATAACTACCTACGACATCTGAAGGTGTTGATTAACTTCGCTAAAGACAGTGGAGTTTTGGATTTTAGCCTTAATGGTGTCAAGTCTTTACCTGATTACAAACGAGGTGTTCGGGTACTCAATGATTCCCACATCCAGCGTATTATTGGGTGGTTGCGTCACCCAGAACAGGAGGCTATGCCCGGTTGGTTTTGGGAGTCTGTATGCAAGATGCTGTATTACAGTGGAATGCGCCGTCGACAGTTAGTTGGTCTGTGCTGGCGTGACATTGATCAAGGGGAGGGTGTTATTAGGTTGGATGCGGACAGTAGCAAAACAAAGAGGGCGTGGAGCATCCCTATGACTCAACCATTGAGTAGTGTGCTTGCTGATGTCCATCGGATGACTAGAGCAATAAATAAGCCTTGCAACCCTAACGATCAGGTGTTTAATATCACCCTGTTTAACGAGCGTTATCACGGTCGGCGAATGACGGTTGATCATGTATCAGCCGCATTCCGGCGTATCCGTGAAAAAACAGGTGTGGACGTGAGTGCGCATCGGTTTCGTCATACGTTTGCGTCACAACTAGCAAAGCAAGGCCGGATTAGGGAGTTGCAACAGGTGCTTGGGCATAGGGATGTGCGTACCACGCTGGGGTATGTACAGCCTGATATGAAAGGCATGAGTGAATTGATGTCGGGATTGAGCACGATTTAA
- a CDS encoding PHA/PHB synthase family protein — translation MMPDNAQANDPQAGINTLGFASVAKEMQENFKQVEEIMAGFSKAHEGMQLDPFNLKQAYSDWMEAVAKNPEKLIETNMAFWQKSMELTQQAMQSFMSGQPAAKVFETPKSDRRFSHEDWENKPAFDVIKQTYLLVSDWTRKVVASAEGLDDHTAERVKFFTERSLDAMSPTNFALTNPAVLEKIRNTKGANLVHGLKNMLEDLEAGNGQLRIRMTDTKAFKLGENVAVTPGKVVFQNKMFQLIQYTPSTETVLKRPLLIVPPWINKFYILDLQPKNSMLKWLVDQGHTVYVMSWVNPDETYVDTGFEDYIHAVIKAMDAVQYDSGEPELNMIGYCIGGTLLSSTLAYLKSQGDTRVKSATFFTTMLDFSEPGELGVFIDEAQISNLEAQMQEQGYMDGSTMSGAFNLLRANDLIWSFYVNNYLLGNDPRPFDLLYWNSDSTRMPVKMHSWYLRNLYKDNKLCQPKALSVDGVELDLGTIDVPACFISTIEDHIAPWKSTYSGARLFGGDVRFILGGSGHIAGIVNPPAANKYNYRVSNELPESADTWLANTQVNAGSWWPEWDSWVRALANNEQVDARQPGAGKLAAIENAPGTYVKCRLGEPTPVLEPTVLPDSVSPSPITPQPPLPKKAKGSKKK, via the coding sequence ATGATGCCGGATAACGCACAAGCGAATGATCCCCAAGCAGGAATCAATACCTTAGGGTTTGCCTCTGTTGCCAAGGAAATGCAGGAAAACTTCAAACAAGTTGAAGAAATCATGGCAGGTTTCAGCAAAGCGCATGAAGGGATGCAACTCGACCCCTTTAATCTGAAACAGGCTTACAGCGACTGGATGGAAGCTGTTGCCAAAAATCCCGAAAAACTCATTGAAACCAATATGGCCTTTTGGCAAAAGTCGATGGAACTGACTCAGCAAGCCATGCAAAGCTTCATGAGCGGTCAACCGGCTGCCAAGGTATTTGAAACCCCCAAATCCGACCGCCGTTTTAGCCACGAAGACTGGGAAAACAAACCTGCATTTGATGTGATCAAACAGACTTACCTGCTGGTGTCTGACTGGACGCGCAAAGTCGTCGCCTCCGCTGAAGGCTTGGATGACCATACCGCCGAGCGCGTCAAGTTTTTCACCGAACGCAGCCTCGATGCGATGTCACCAACCAATTTTGCCCTGACCAATCCGGCAGTGTTGGAAAAAATCCGTAATACCAAAGGCGCAAATCTGGTACACGGCCTGAAAAACATGCTGGAAGATTTGGAAGCAGGCAACGGGCAATTACGGATTCGCATGACCGATACCAAAGCCTTCAAGCTAGGTGAAAACGTCGCCGTTACCCCCGGAAAAGTCGTGTTCCAGAACAAGATGTTCCAGTTGATCCAATATACGCCCAGCACAGAAACTGTCTTGAAACGCCCGCTGTTGATCGTACCGCCTTGGATTAATAAGTTTTACATTCTGGACTTGCAGCCGAAAAACTCCATGCTCAAATGGCTGGTGGATCAAGGGCATACCGTCTACGTCATGTCATGGGTCAACCCTGATGAAACCTATGTGGATACCGGCTTTGAAGACTACATTCACGCGGTTATCAAGGCGATGGATGCGGTGCAATACGATAGCGGCGAACCCGAATTGAACATGATTGGCTACTGCATCGGCGGTACTTTGCTGTCGTCCACCTTGGCTTACTTGAAAAGCCAAGGCGATACCCGCGTTAAGAGCGCCACTTTCTTCACCACCATGCTGGATTTCTCGGAGCCGGGTGAATTAGGTGTGTTTATCGACGAAGCGCAGATCAGTAACCTTGAAGCACAGATGCAGGAACAGGGTTACATGGATGGCAGCACCATGTCAGGCGCGTTCAACCTATTGCGGGCGAATGATTTGATTTGGTCGTTCTACGTGAATAACTACTTGCTGGGCAATGACCCGCGTCCGTTCGACTTGCTGTACTGGAATTCGGATTCAACCCGGATGCCGGTGAAAATGCACTCGTGGTATCTGCGCAACCTCTACAAAGACAACAAACTGTGCCAACCCAAAGCCCTGAGTGTGGACGGCGTGGAATTGGATTTGGGTACGATTGACGTACCGGCGTGCTTCATTTCCACTATCGAAGACCACATTGCGCCGTGGAAATCCACCTATTCTGGTGCGCGGTTGTTTGGTGGTGATGTGCGCTTTATTTTGGGCGGCTCCGGGCACATTGCCGGTATCGTGAACCCTCCTGCTGCCAACAAATACAACTACCGCGTCAGCAACGAATTGCCGGAAAGTGCTGATACTTGGTTAGCCAACACGCAAGTGAATGCCGGTTCTTGGTGGCCGGAATGGGATAGCTGGGTACGTGCGCTGGCGAATAATGAACAGGTTGATGCGCGTCAGCCGGGTGCTGGCAAACTCGCAGCGATTGAAAATGCGCCGGGTACTTACGTCAAATGCCGTTTGGGTGAACCGACACCGGTACTAGAGCCGACGGTGCTGCCGGATTCAGTTTCGCCGTCACCCATCACCCCCCAACCACCTCTCCCCAAAAAGGCGAAGGGTAGCAAGAAAAAATAA
- a CDS encoding RNA methyltransferase translates to MPYTALQNLCIVMVETSHPGNIGSAARAMKVMGIKDLRLVAPRKPYSQDTWALASGANDIVEQARIVPTLQEAVADCHIVIGTSARSERTLQWPQMDSRECGVFVAEHLPQQKIALVFGRERTGLTNEELDHCNTLVHIPMAFDFLSLNIAMAIQVMAYECATAVRLATPSELTPSDPDDALASAESMESFYTHLEQSMIATRFLDPENPRLLMRRMRRLFGRAGVTVSEMNILRGMLAAFAGRKFQTRE, encoded by the coding sequence GTGCCTTACACCGCTCTACAAAATTTGTGCATCGTCATGGTGGAAACCTCGCACCCCGGCAATATCGGCTCAGCAGCCCGTGCCATGAAAGTCATGGGGATTAAAGATTTACGCCTAGTTGCCCCGCGCAAACCGTATTCCCAAGACACGTGGGCATTAGCATCCGGCGCGAATGACATTGTGGAACAAGCAAGAATTGTGCCGACCTTGCAAGAAGCGGTGGCAGATTGCCACATTGTGATCGGCACGAGTGCGCGTTCCGAACGCACCCTGCAATGGCCGCAGATGGATTCGCGGGAATGTGGCGTATTCGTTGCCGAACATTTGCCACAGCAGAAAATCGCGTTGGTCTTCGGACGCGAACGCACCGGCTTGACCAATGAAGAGCTCGATCACTGCAATACCTTGGTGCATATTCCGATGGCATTCGACTTTTTGTCGCTGAATATTGCAATGGCGATTCAAGTGATGGCTTACGAATGTGCAACGGCAGTGCGCTTGGCAACGCCCAGTGAATTGACGCCATCTGACCCAGATGATGCCTTAGCCAGTGCAGAGTCTATGGAAAGCTTTTACACGCATTTGGAACAGTCGATGATTGCTACCCGCTTTCTTGACCCTGAAAACCCGCGCTTGCTGATGCGGCGGATGCGGCGGCTGTTCGGGCGGGCAGGGGTGACGGTGAGTGAGATGAATATTTTGCGGGGGATGTTGGCGGCGTTCGCGGGTCGGAAGTTCCAAACCCGCGAGTAA
- a CDS encoding alanine/glycine:cation symporter family protein, which yields MQKKFMQSTVLVMLLMALPGLAMASDSGLEAFFGTLNGWLSTVIFFDVFPGEPEMPFIVAWLIVGAVFLTIRFSFVNLRMMGHAFAVLRGKYRTKDDKGEVTSFQALSTALSATVGLGNIAGVAIAISIGGPGAVFWMIVAGFLGMSTKFTEATLAQMYREVRPDGRLMGGAMEYLSKGFAEKGMVGIGKFLAVMFAVFAIFGSFGAGSAFQVSQSLGAVKDQIPFFAEMPIAYGILMAVLTGLVIIGGLRRIAQTAEAIVPTMVIVYLLACLWIILNNISGVPDALSKIFVEAFSPIAVAGGIVGAIVQGFKRAAFSSEAGLGSAAIVHSTASVKYPVRQGMVALYEPFIDTVIICTMTALVIILTGVYNSPETEAIRAAKEGAALTAVAFRTVADWFPIILTLSVFLFAYSTMIAWSYYGERCWVYLFGEKLSIIYKVMFLLFIVLASVVSAANMLDFTDLLVLAMAFPNLIGLYLLSGKVRSALNDYTSKLKSGELDREALR from the coding sequence ATGCAAAAAAAGTTTATGCAATCCACAGTGCTAGTGATGCTGTTAATGGCATTGCCGGGTTTGGCAATGGCGAGTGATAGTGGCCTAGAAGCGTTTTTTGGTACGCTAAATGGTTGGTTGTCGACCGTTATTTTCTTTGATGTGTTTCCGGGTGAACCTGAAATGCCCTTCATTGTGGCATGGCTGATCGTTGGGGCAGTGTTTTTGACGATACGCTTTAGCTTTGTGAATTTACGCATGATGGGACATGCCTTTGCAGTGTTGCGCGGGAAGTACCGCACCAAAGACGATAAGGGTGAGGTGACATCGTTTCAGGCGTTGAGCACCGCTTTGTCCGCTACCGTGGGTTTGGGAAATATTGCTGGTGTTGCGATTGCGATTTCCATCGGTGGGCCTGGCGCGGTATTTTGGATGATTGTCGCAGGTTTTCTGGGAATGAGTACCAAGTTTACCGAGGCAACCTTGGCGCAAATGTATCGCGAAGTGCGTCCTGACGGGCGTTTAATGGGCGGCGCAATGGAATACCTGTCGAAAGGCTTTGCTGAAAAAGGCATGGTTGGCATCGGTAAATTCCTTGCGGTTATGTTTGCGGTGTTCGCGATTTTCGGCTCCTTCGGCGCGGGTAGTGCTTTCCAAGTCAGCCAATCATTGGGTGCAGTTAAAGATCAGATTCCGTTTTTTGCGGAAATGCCGATTGCTTACGGTATTTTGATGGCGGTGTTGACGGGCTTGGTTATTATTGGTGGTTTGCGTCGTATTGCACAGACTGCTGAAGCGATTGTGCCGACAATGGTGATTGTGTATTTACTGGCGTGTTTGTGGATTATCTTGAACAACATCAGTGGTGTACCGGATGCACTGTCGAAAATTTTCGTTGAAGCCTTTTCACCGATTGCAGTTGCGGGCGGGATTGTTGGTGCGATTGTGCAGGGCTTTAAACGGGCGGCATTTTCCAGTGAGGCCGGTTTGGGTTCAGCGGCGATTGTGCATTCCACTGCTTCCGTGAAATACCCAGTGCGTCAAGGTATGGTGGCTTTGTATGAGCCGTTCATTGATACCGTCATCATTTGTACCATGACGGCGTTGGTGATTATTTTGACGGGTGTTTATAACTCGCCGGAAACTGAGGCGATTCGTGCAGCGAAAGAAGGTGCGGCATTGACAGCCGTTGCGTTCAGGACTGTCGCGGATTGGTTCCCGATTATTCTCACCTTGTCAGTATTCCTGTTTGCATACAGTACCATGATTGCATGGTCGTACTACGGTGAACGTTGCTGGGTGTATTTATTTGGGGAAAAGCTTTCCATCATTTACAAGGTGATGTTCTTGTTATTCATTGTCTTGGCATCGGTGGTCAGCGCGGCGAACATGCTGGATTTCACCGATTTGCTGGTATTGGCAATGGCTTTCCCGAATCTGATCGGTTTGTATTTGCTCAGTGGTAAAGTGCGCTCTGCATTGAACGACTACACAAGCAAACTTAAAAGTGGTGAGTTAGATCGCGAAGCACTACGTTAA
- the crcB gene encoding fluoride efflux transporter CrcB translates to MIKTILAIAIGASCGAVLRWGLGLKLNALFPAIPMGTLGANLLGGYIVGLAVAYFAQTPGLSPEWRLLIITGFCGGLTTFSTFSVEVVTLLQQGRMLVAISAIGMHVMGSLLMTIAGIATWQWVKAG, encoded by the coding sequence ATGATTAAGACGATTCTTGCTATTGCGATTGGTGCAAGCTGTGGGGCGGTGTTGCGCTGGGGTTTAGGACTCAAATTAAACGCCCTGTTCCCTGCAATACCAATGGGCACATTGGGGGCAAATTTGCTCGGCGGTTATATCGTGGGGCTGGCGGTGGCGTATTTCGCGCAAACACCGGGGTTATCACCCGAATGGCGGCTACTGATTATCACGGGTTTTTGTGGTGGGTTAACCACCTTCTCGACGTTTTCGGTAGAAGTTGTCACATTGCTACAGCAAGGGCGGATGCTGGTCGCCATCAGTGCGATTGGTATGCACGTCATGGGTTCTTTGTTGATGACCATTGCGGGTATTGCCACTTGGCAATGGGTAAAAGCAGGCTAG